In Phalacrocorax aristotelis chromosome 6, bGulAri2.1, whole genome shotgun sequence, one DNA window encodes the following:
- the ELOVL1 gene encoding very long chain fatty acid elongase 1 isoform X1, which yields MLATVLEGCRDTAIIMEGIVNMYQDFMKKADPRIAEYPLMQSPLLVMGILLAYVYFVLSLGPRLMANRKPLNLKKFMVLYNFFLVGLSLYIVYEFLMAGWLTGYTWRCDPVDFSQDPKALRMVSVAWLFVFSKFIELTDTVIFVLRKKNEQVTFLHLFHHSVLPWSWWWGARFGPGGMGSFHAMINSMVHVVMYFYYGLSAAGPAFQKYLWWKKHITAIQLAQFVIVSVHISQYYFMPSCQYQFPIFIHLIWIYGTIFFILFSNFWYQSYTKGKRLPRVAQQAAQHNGSSIHENGTVANGKVKAN from the exons ACCCCCGCATTGCTGAGTATCCGCTGATGCAGTCCCCGCTTCTTGTGATGGGCATCCTTCTGGCGTATGTCTACTTTGTACTATCCTTGGGTCCCCGGCTAATGGCCAACAGGAAGCCTTTAAACCTGAAGAAGTTCATGGTGCTATACAACTTCTTTCTGGTGGGACTCTCACTCTACATAGTCTATGAG TTCCTGATGGCAGGGTGGCTTACTGGGTATACCTGGCGATGTGACCCTGTGGACTTCTCGCAGGACCCCAAGGCCCTCAGG ATGGTCAGTGTAGCTTGGCTCTTCGTATTCTCCAAGTTCATTGAACTGACAGACACG GTGATCTTTGTCCTGCGGAAGAAGAATGAACAGGTCACATTCCTGCACCTCTTCCACCACTCTGTTCTGCCTTGGAGCTGGTGGTGGGGAGCAAGGTTTGGTCCAG GGGGTATGGGCTCATTCCACGCCATGATCAATTCCATGGTGCACGTTGTCATGTACTTCTACTACGGGCTCTCAGCAGCGGGACCTGCCTTTCAGAAGTACCTGTGGTGGAAGAAGCACATCACAGCCATCCAGCTG GCACAGTTCGTCATTGTCTCCGTCCACATCTCCCAGTATTACTTCATGCCCAGCTGCCAGTACCAGTTCCCCATCTTCATCCACCTCATCTGGATTTATGGGACCATCTTTTTCATCCTCTTCTCCAACTTCTGGTACCAGTCCTACACCAAGGGCAAACGGTTGCCCAGGGTGGCTCAGCAAGCAGCCCAGCACAACGGTAGCAGCATCCATGAGAATGGCACTGTCGCCAATGGCAAGGTCAAAGCCAACTAA
- the ELOVL1 gene encoding very long chain fatty acid elongase 1 isoform X2 translates to MEGIVNMYQDFMKKADPRIAEYPLMQSPLLVMGILLAYVYFVLSLGPRLMANRKPLNLKKFMVLYNFFLVGLSLYIVYEFLMAGWLTGYTWRCDPVDFSQDPKALRMVSVAWLFVFSKFIELTDTVIFVLRKKNEQVTFLHLFHHSVLPWSWWWGARFGPGGMGSFHAMINSMVHVVMYFYYGLSAAGPAFQKYLWWKKHITAIQLAQFVIVSVHISQYYFMPSCQYQFPIFIHLIWIYGTIFFILFSNFWYQSYTKGKRLPRVAQQAAQHNGSSIHENGTVANGKVKAN, encoded by the exons ACCCCCGCATTGCTGAGTATCCGCTGATGCAGTCCCCGCTTCTTGTGATGGGCATCCTTCTGGCGTATGTCTACTTTGTACTATCCTTGGGTCCCCGGCTAATGGCCAACAGGAAGCCTTTAAACCTGAAGAAGTTCATGGTGCTATACAACTTCTTTCTGGTGGGACTCTCACTCTACATAGTCTATGAG TTCCTGATGGCAGGGTGGCTTACTGGGTATACCTGGCGATGTGACCCTGTGGACTTCTCGCAGGACCCCAAGGCCCTCAGG ATGGTCAGTGTAGCTTGGCTCTTCGTATTCTCCAAGTTCATTGAACTGACAGACACG GTGATCTTTGTCCTGCGGAAGAAGAATGAACAGGTCACATTCCTGCACCTCTTCCACCACTCTGTTCTGCCTTGGAGCTGGTGGTGGGGAGCAAGGTTTGGTCCAG GGGGTATGGGCTCATTCCACGCCATGATCAATTCCATGGTGCACGTTGTCATGTACTTCTACTACGGGCTCTCAGCAGCGGGACCTGCCTTTCAGAAGTACCTGTGGTGGAAGAAGCACATCACAGCCATCCAGCTG GCACAGTTCGTCATTGTCTCCGTCCACATCTCCCAGTATTACTTCATGCCCAGCTGCCAGTACCAGTTCCCCATCTTCATCCACCTCATCTGGATTTATGGGACCATCTTTTTCATCCTCTTCTCCAACTTCTGGTACCAGTCCTACACCAAGGGCAAACGGTTGCCCAGGGTGGCTCAGCAAGCAGCCCAGCACAACGGTAGCAGCATCCATGAGAATGGCACTGTCGCCAATGGCAAGGTCAAAGCCAACTAA